The genomic stretch ACTCTTGAACAATGatactatgttgttgaacttcattcgttaacttttAAGTCTAAGAGCTCAATATTAAAGACTAATCTATGCACGCCTTTTACGGGGAGTTACAGAGACACACTCCAAACTTCTACGCACTATCTCGGTAAATAAAACCCTGGCAGAAGTGTCTCTTCCGCAATCTGGCAGCTTGTTAACTTGAGCTAAACGAGTACAAATCGACCACCGAGGTATCAATTTTCCTCGTCTAGATAGTAGTACGATGTACAACTGATTTCCATCAATCCCGAACATCATTATGGGGTTAAAACAGTAGCACATCCCCATAAAATAGTATCTCCactccatcatcttcttcttgcaGCACGAACTCGCAAATATGGACATTGAAGCTTGTCGCTATTAATTATCTTCATTCCTTGCGAGTCCAGCTCATTGAATGAGTGCACTATAATGTCTATGTATTCTAGTGCACTATTTGCCAAGTAGTCCGCAAGCTGGTTGCCTTCCCTCATAACATGAGTCACCTGGACGTTTAGATTCTCCAGTAGCTCGCCTATTTCCTCCAATTCCACAGTTACACTCCATGGCAGCTTCCAGGTACtcgtaattatattttttagaaacAAAGAATCAGTTTCTAATATCAAATTGAGAACATTATGAGCAACACAATATCTAGCGGCCTCCAGAATTGCAATAGTCTCTGAAACAAGTAAcatctgaaaattgggacaaggccccagcagacccaaaactaatattaTATAAAAGGACTGCAGTACAtaacgccttctttgggcatccacctttctcatggaAAATCAATGCatgtaaatttcatttttttcaatcacATATTGTATTTTGAAGGGTATCGTcgtacccgacttgcaagtcatcaatgtcacatccacatatgcataatcatgtaaaaaccaaggtgcttcatcatttacacgtggtgaacaatatttatttcaaattcatgcgttgttgatcacaatataatatggagtatcgaaacattatcatgggaatttaaaaacaatttatcaacttccatggaaaatctcaaatcacatatgcatggtttcaaccattgaaataTATAGgaaaacaattcccatgacataaataaaatgacttagaaatcatattgaaagcaagatattagcatttgattgaaaactcccatttaaaagcatgcatgttcataaaactacacccatgagatttttggataaccccacgtacctctatttccaaggataatagatgtttctttaagcttgcggattggggattccaaatatgtaataatctttgaaaacatacggtcaaatcttgatctatttgggtttttatttttgaaaccctaaggagaatcttgagcacttttgatgaaagaatatgtattttggggtccttggaactaaatcttgtgttttagggctaagtaagggtggaaaaggatcaCTTTGTCCTCAAGGTACCTAAGGGCTaaccatcccattgcctatgttcacataggtgccacctaggctatcgcctatgtttacataggcaccgcctaggctatcgcctatgttcacaaaggcgccacctaggctatcgcctatgctttccagtggccatgggcgattggttaggcgtcgctgattgaaaggtcataacttcttgctcgggtgtcggattttagccaaattggtatcgttggaaaggtacctcaaatacctatcatttgacacatagtaggttccctaattcgacatatacagagagttatggtcgaaataagttgacacactttacaacatccactaaaacttagtcgatcaaaattgTTTctactcgtccttgagttgaaggacctctatggtctaaattcaagcttgagtcaATTTCACATGCTACACGATAATTatcatgccgtattggcatattattttatggcttcaggattaacaacacatcaaaatcatggtctatattttAGCCCAAATTGCGGGGAGTTACATCAAGAATCCTGTAGACGAACATGAATCAGTTTGTTGGGGATAAGAGTTTTCCTCGTTTCTTCTTATCGAATGAATACAAAAGCAGAGAATGAAGCATTGGCCCAAGAAAGAATAAGCGATATGGCAGATAGACCCCCAACATTTCCTCGATCTAATGCCCTTTTTATGAGTAGATTTGATTCAGATTAGGAGAGGCAAAAAACTTGAGCTCTATGATTTCAAAAACGGGAAAGCATACTCCATGGACTCCTTCCAAGACTGATAGAGCGTAATTGACCCCTTTACTTTACCTACGTCATTTCCTAATCAATGATATAACTAGACTTTTAGTAAAGTTTAGacgaaaaatgcaaaaaatgatGAACTTCATCAAGGAGTAGAGTTGGGGCACAGCTGCTGGGGGAACTAGCATCGAAGACCTATTACGAGAGTTTCTTGCCTTCTACCGATTGACTGCCTCTATTCCCCTTATTTCACTTTTCCCTATTTGACTACTCTTTTGCTTATATAATACTACCCTCAGGTTGGTAAGGAGGGAAAGCAGgttcaaaaggaaagaaaagggcAGAGATCTATGCTCACTCAACCAtggacttttttttattttagaaacttCCTCATTTACATATGCAGACCCTTCGCTTTCTTCATTACAATGGTTAAAGAAATGGAGAAAAGATAGATATATCTTCCTCAAAACTTCCATGATACTTGGAAATATTTCTGTTCATTTGCTCTGCTCGCAGAGCGGCATACCACAAAAAAGAAATAGGACTACTTTACTTAAGCAATTCTTGTTATCGTTATTCTTTTCTTAGTTGAAGTTGCACTTCTATGGCTTTCCCTTTAAGTGACAAGGGGATGAGACTGACTTTTATTCATTATCAATGACGCAAAGGACAGATGTGCCTGCCGGTAGAAAAGTAAAGATGGGAAACATACACTGAAAAACGAATGTGAGCTCGAAAGGAGATGAACTACCATTAGATTTGTATGTACTAGACTCgttaaagaaagagagaagaagagcCCCAAACTGTTGGTCTctaactagaaaagtaaatgctTGAGCTTGAGAATCTTCTAGTCCAGTAGGCCCAAAAAATTCACTAAGATATGCGGTATTATTGAACCAGAAAAAGCAACAAGTAATGAAACCAAAAACAGAAGCACTCTATAAGACAAGTAAGCCTCTCCAGACCATACAAGCGCACCGTACGGCAAGCCCACGCAAAGGATTTGGTTAAGATATGCTAGATTCCCCCAAGTATACAAATGGAATCTAACCATACATGCCATCCAATTATATCTTCTAAATCGTCCACAATAATAATCCATCCTTCCCCTCCAAAGGGGGATTTTATTAAATAAccaaaaaatggaaaagattCTTCAATAGTCTCAGGACCCAAAAGTGCATGATAAATACCACCAAAGCTCAATACTGCAGAGTAAATTAAGTGAAGTAAAACAGatacaaaatatggaaaaatgTCTCTAACTTCCCCACCAGGACTTACCCCCCAACCTAGAGTAGCTAGATGGTGAAGTAAAATGAATCCTTTTTCATACATTGGCTTCTCCGGTATGAAATGAGCCACTTCAAATAGGTTCATTGCTCTGGCCTAGAATACGATTAATCCAGCATAAGATACATGATCTCCCCATAGTTTCCAGGATAAATTGAGTTGTCGAGCATTCCCGACCTCCAAGAGAAACCGGCATCTTGATCACCACCACGGCTAAAGAGAAAGTTACATTAAAGAGCGTTTCCACATGGTAAAACTCCTCAGGAAATATAAGGTTTTCATGAGGCTGATCTTGATCCACCATCCAAGAACGAATACCTTCGTTTAAGAGAATATTTTTAGTATAGAAAGTCTCAAATTCAGGATCTTCCGATGTACGGATTTCCTGAGAAACGAAGTCATAGACACGTAGATTCAGAGCCAAACTGACTACTCCAAGAGCACTCATACATAAACCAGTTTATGTAACCTATATTTCTTTATCTTATTTGTATCAGTAACTAGTTTGTGGATGAGTGCTCTTGGAGTAGTCGGTCTGCCTCTGAATCTACGTGTCTATGACTTCGTTTCTCAGGAAAACCGTCCATCAGAAGATCCTGAATTTGAGACTTTCTATACTAAAAATATTCTCTTAAACGAAGGTATTCGTGCTTGGATGGCGGCTCAAGATTAGCCTTATGAAAACCTTATATTTCGTGAGGAGTTTTACCACGTGGAAATGCTCTTTAACGGAACTTTCTCTTTAGCCGGGGTCGTGATCAAGATGCCGATTTTGCTTGGTGGGCCAGGAATACCCGACAACTCAATTTATCTGGGAAACTACTGGGAGCTCATGTAGCTCATGCTGGATTAATCATATTCTGGGCCGGAGCAATAAACCTATTTGAAGTGGCTCATTTCATACCGGAGAAGCCAATGTATGAACAAGGATTCATTTTACATCATCATCTAGCTACTCTAGGTTGGGGGGTAGGTCTTAGTGGGGAAGTTAGAGAcatttttccatattttgtagCTGGTGTACTTCACTTAATTTCCTCTGCAGTATTGGGCTTTGGTGGTATTTATCATGCACTTTTGGGTCCTGAGACTCTTGAAGAATCTTTTTCCATTTTTCGGTTATTTACTAAAATAACCCCTTTGGAGGGGAAGGATGGATTGTTAGTGTGGACGATTTAGAAGATATAATTGGACGGCACGTATGGTTAGGTTCCATTTGTATACTTAGGGGAATTTGGCATATCTTAACCAAACCCTTTGCGCGGGTTCGCCGTGCGGTGCACTTGTATGGTCTGGAGAGGCTTACTTGTCTTATAGTTTGTTTAAGTgctttatttgttttttgtttcaTTGCTTGTTGCTTTGTCTAGTTCAATAATACCATGTATCCTATTGAATTTTATGGGCCTACTAGACCAGAAGCTTCTCAAGCTCAagcatttacttttcttgttagAGACCAACGCCTTGGGGATCTTCTTCTCTCTTTCATTAACGATTCTAGTACAAACAAATCTAGTGATAGTTTATCTCATTCTGAGCTCACATTCATTTTTCAGTGTATGCTACCCATCTCTATCTTTCTACCGGCAGGCACATCTGTCCTTTGCATCATCGATAATGAATTAAAGTCAGTCTCACCCCCTTGTCACTTAAAGGGAAAGCTAGAGAAGGGCAACTTCAACTAAGgaaagaataataataacaagaattaCTTAAGTAAAGGAgacccatttcttttttttcggTATACTGCTCTGCGAGCAGAGTGAATGAACAAAAATATTTCCGAGTATCATGGAAGTTTTGAGGAAGATATGGCTATCTATTCTCCATTTCTTTAACCGTAGTAATGAAGAAAGCGAAGTGTCTGCGTATGTAAATGAGGAGGTTTCTCAAATTGAAAAAAAGCCCATAGTTTAGTAAGCTTAGAGCTTtgcccttttcttttcttttgaagcTTCTTTCCCTCCTTACCAACCTGAGGGTAGTATTATATAAGCAAAAGAGTAGGAAAATAGGGAAAAGTGAAAAAAGGGGAATATAGATAGTCAATCGACAGAAGGCAAGCAACTCTCTTAAGAGTTCTTCGATGCTGATTCCCCCAGCAGCTGTGCCCCAACTCTACTCTTTGATGAAGTTCatcaatttttgtattttccGTCTGTACTTTACTAAAATTCTAGTTGTATGATTGAGTAGGAAATGATGTAGGCAAAGTAAAGGGGTCAATTACGCTCTATCAGTCTTGGCAGGAGTCCATGGAGTATGTTTCCCCATTTTTGAAATCATAGAGATCAGGTTTTTTCCCTCTCCTAATTTGAATCGATTCTACTCGTAAAAGGGGCATTAGATCGAGGAAAGTTGGGGGTCTATCTGCCATATCGCTTATTCTTTCTCGGGTCAATGCTTCATTCTCTGCTTTTTGTACTCGTTTGATAAGACGAAACAAATAAAAATCTTATCCCCAACGAACTGATTCATGTTCTTCGATAGGATTCTTGACTCCATTGCTACCCACCCGGAGTCGACTATTGATCCGTCCCCTGATCCCCTTTTTCTTTCATCCTTACCTGAGGTACCTTTTTCTTATTTGTGACACCCCTATGGTTTGTGTCTGACCCAGCATAGTTCTTTTCTTTCCATTGTTCATTCTTCTTTAAAGCCACAAAATGATAGTGAGGAAGCAAGGATCCCTCAGTGTCAGTAGGCCATATCTGAGGAATTTCCAGTCTGGCAGAAAACTTCGTTCATTACCATATTAGATAGAGAGGGGTTCCAAACCTCGAAAGACCACTATTGAGGGATATTTAGACTCACTCGTCGGCATTGATATGAGAATACTTTTGTCCCACTGTAAAAGGTTACTTTTGTACTGGCTCTGATTGAAAGGGAAAGAAAGTAGCCTTCGTTCAGTGAGATGTGGGGAATCTTTTTCTGAATTGAAAAACTACATGAGGGGATTTACATGCCACCTTTGCCAGGGTGATTAGTTTGTTCACATCTAGTTAGTTGACTCAGGAAGGCGCTGTATGGACTAAAAGAAGCAATCGCTCAGAACTAAAGGATCCTCGCACATCGACGCTCACTGCATAAGCTCATAGGGCAAGATAAAGATCCGGATAAAGGTTAAAGAGATCGTCAACTTCGACTTGGCATGCTTCCATCAGCGCTAAAAAGAGAACTAAGGAAAGGATATTGATGTGCCACTGTATGGAGGGCTCAGAGAGAGTATAAGCACTTTCTTTCACGCTGAGTATGAACTCCCGATTTGAGGCTACTCTTAGACCAAGAAGATTACTTATGACATCAATCAGCTAGGTCCGTCCTATATCGAATAGTTTGTCAATACATGCTTCCCTAGCTGTGGGGAGAGTTCTTTGTCCTACTAGAAATGTCGACACAAAATCAATGAGAAAATCCCCAAAGCAAAGCCAGGCAAGGACGACGAGCTCCAAAGAACCAAGAAGCCTATCTAGCCCTATTAAAGAAGCAACTACGCCTACAATGAAAATAGCAGGACTCCCACTAGATGACAGAGAACTCCCAGCCAAAATACAACTGGACTTCCAGCAATAGAAACAATGTCACTAGAACCTTTAATACTGGAGAATAACTAGAAGTTTCTTGGGAATACAACCCTTAATAAAACCTGGTTTGGCTGGAGAGTGCAGCAAGGTGCAATGAGCTTGTAGGTTTACTAATCCTTCCCTCTTTCTTTATATTATAAATGACTAACGGAATAGTTGAGGATTCCATTTTCCTATTACCTATTAAAATAATGAAGTTGTTTAGTAAATTGAAAGTTTGTCTATTATGCAACATTGAGACTATAGTGCAGAAAACAACATTCTTTTATGTTTAAGAACCTCTTACCTGGTATGTACTGTCATGTCCCTAATTGGGGAAAGGATTTAGAATCGTGATAAGGATTTATTTTGAATAGCTGTTAAATTCATTCTCTTAGCCCGGGCCTTTTTGTTTAAGGGCAGCTCACCTTAAGGAAGTGGGTTAGCTTAAGTTCTAAAGGAAAGAGGGAATGAGTTCCATTGCAAGTAAAGTTCACGCCTTCCGGTAAAGGTAGGTCGGGGAATGCTATCAAGAAACCAATTCTTTCTTTCCTTCAACCATCAAGGAAGAAAGCAGAAAGTATTTCACTTAAGTCAGCAAAAAAGTATAGATTGTGAGAAAGAAGCCTACAGGGGTGATATCGATATAAGCCGTAAGTCTTTCTCTATGATAGTTGTTTTTTACTATTAACTGACgctatttttttctctatctgAATCCTTTGGTTAAGGAGGCTTCCCCCTCTACTCTGCTCTTTATAACCGTGAAGGAGCACCCGAAGTCTTGTGTTTTCTTTTAAACAACTCATAGAATAAGGAATTTAGGTTTACTGTCAATCCCTTGCTTTTTTCTTCGCTCTATAGGTGCGCATTCTTTGTTATTACTATGGGGTCTCGAAGCACAAGGGGATTTTCCTCGTTGGTGCCAATTAGGTGGTTTGTGGACTTTTGTTGCTCTCCACGGTGCTTTTCGACTAATCGGTTTTATGTTATGGTAATTTGAACTTGCTCGATCCATACAATTGTGGCCTTATAATGCAATTGTATTCTCTGGTCCAATTGCTGTTTTTGTTTCTGTATTCTTGATTTATTCACTAGGTCAGTCTGGTTGGTTTTTTGCGCCTAGTTTTGGTTTAGTAGCTATTTTTCGATTTATCCTCTTTTCCCAAGGGTTTCATAACTTGACATTGAACCCCTTTCATATGATGAGAGTTTCCGGTGTATTGGGTGTTGCTCTACTATGCGCTATTCATGGTGCTACTGtagaaaatactttatttgaaGATGGTGATGGTGCAAATACATTCCGTGCTTTTAACCCAACTTAAGCCGAAGAAACTTATTCAATGGTTACCGCTAACCGCTTTTGGTATAAAATATTTGGGTTGCTTTTCCCAATAAACATTGCTTACATTTCTTTATCTTATTTGTATCAGTAACTGGTTTATGGATGAGTGCTCTTGGAGTAGTCGGTCTGCCTCTGAATCTACGTGTCTATGACTTCGTTTCTCAGGAAAACCGTCCATCAGAAGATCCTGAATTTGAGACTTTCTATACTAAAAAAATTCTCTTAAACGAATGTATTCGTGCTTGGATGGAAGCTCAAGATCAGCCTCATGAAAACCTTATATTTCTTGAGGAGTTTTACCACGTGGAAACACTCTTTAATGGAACTTTCTCTTTAGCCGGGGTTGTGATCAAGATGTCGGTTTTGCTTGGTAGGCCGGGAATGCTCGACAACTCAATTTATCCGGGAAACTATTGGGAGCTCATGTAGCTCATACTGGATTAATCGTATTCTGGGATGGAGCAATGAACCTATTTGAAGTGGCTCATTTCGTACCGGAGAAGCCAATGTATGAACAAGGATTCATTTTACTTCACCATCTAGCTACTCTAGGTTGGGGAGTAGGTCCTGGTGGGGAAGTTAGAGAcatttttccatattttgtatCTGGCGTACTTCACTTAATTTCCTCTGCAGTATTGGGCTTTGGTGGTATTTATCATGCACTTTTGGGTCCTGAGACTCTTGAAgaatcttttctattttttggttATTTACTAAAATAACCCCTTTGGAGGGGAAGGATGGATTGATAGTGTGGACGATTTAGAAGATATAATTGGACGGCACGTATGGTTAGGTTCCATTTGTATACTTGGGGGAATCTGGCATATCTTAACCAAACCCTTTGCGCGGGCTCGTCGTGCGGTGCGCTTGTATGGTCTGGAGAGGCTTACTTGTCTTATAGTTTGTTTGAGTGCTTTATCTGTTTTTGATTTCATTGCTTGTTGCTTTGTCTGGTTCAAAAATACCATTTATCCTAGTGAATTTTATGGGCCTACTAGACCAGAAGCTTCTCAAGCTCAagcatttacttttctagttagAGACCAACGGCTTGGGGCTCTTCTTCTCTCTTTCATTAACGAGTCTAGTACATACAAATCTAACGGTAGTTCATCTCCTTCCGAGCTCACATTCGTTTTTTAGTGTATGCTTCCCATGTCTATCTTTCTACCGGCAGGCACATCTGTCCTTTGCGTCGTCGATAATGAATGAAAGTCAGTCTCACCCCCTTGTCACTTAAGGGAAAGCCAGAGAAGGGCAACTTCAACTGAGGAAAGAATAACAATAACAAGAATTGCTTAAGTAAAGTAGTCTCATTTCTTTTTTCAGTATGCCGCTCTGCGAGTAGAGCGAATGAATAGAAATATTTCCGAGTATCATGGAAGTTTTGAGGAAGATATGGCTATC from Capsicum annuum cultivar UCD-10X-F1 unplaced genomic scaffold, UCD10Xv1.1 ctg37422, whole genome shotgun sequence encodes the following:
- the LOC124891563 gene encoding uncharacterized protein LOC124891563 gives rise to the protein MRKVDAQRRRYVLQSFYIILVLGLLGPCPNFQMLLVSETIAILEAARYCVAHNVLNLILETDSLFLKNIITSTWKLPWSVTVELEEIGELLENLNVQVTHVMREGNQLADYLANSALEYIDIIVHSFNELDSQGMKIINSDKLQCPYLRVRAARRR